From the Canis lupus baileyi chromosome 37, mCanLup2.hap1, whole genome shotgun sequence genome, one window contains:
- the LOC140626159 gene encoding histone H4 has protein sequence MSGRGKGGKGLGKGGAKRHRKVLRDNIQGITKPAIRRLARRGGVKRISGLIYEETRGVLKVFLENVIRDAVTYTEHAKRKTVTAMDVVYALKRQGRTLYGFGG, from the coding sequence ATGTCTGGTCGCGGCAAGGGCGGGAAGGGGCTGGGCAAGGGCGGCGCCAAGCGCCACCGCAAGGTGCTGCGCGACAACATCCAGGGCATCACCAAGCCCGCCATCCGGCGGCTGGCCCGGCGCGGCGGCGTCAAGCGCATCTCGGGCCTCATCTACGAGGAGACCCGCGGGGTGCTCAAGGTGTTCCTGGAGAACGTGATCCGGGACGCCGTCACCTACACGGAGCACGCCAAGCGCAAGACGGTCACGGCCATGGACGTGGTCTACGCGCTCAAGCGCCAGGGCCGCACCCTCTACGGCTTCGGCGGCTGA
- the LOC140626151 gene encoding histone H3.1 — protein sequence MARTKQTARKSTGGKAPRKQLATKAARKSAPATGGVKKPHRYRPGTVALREIRRYQKSTELLIRKLPFQRLVREIAQDFKTDLRFQSSAVMALQEACEAYLVGLFEDTNLCAIHAKRVTIMPKDIQLARRIRGERA from the coding sequence ATGGCTCGCACGAAGCAGACGGCGCGCAAGTCGACGGGCGGCAAGGCCCCGCGCAAGCAGCTGGCCACCAAGGCGGCCCGCAAGAGCGCGCCGGCCACCGGCGGCGTCAAGAAGCCGCACCGCTACCGGCCCGGCACGGTGGCCCTGCGCGAGATCCGGCGCTACCAGAAGTCCACGGAGCTGCTGATCCGCAAGCTGCCGTTCCAGCGCCTGGTGCGCGAGATCGCGCAGGACTTCAAGACCGACCTGCGCTTCCAGAGCTCGGCCGTCATGGCGCTGCAGGAGGCGTGCGAGGCCTACCTGGTGGGGCTCTTCGAGGACACCAACCTCTGCGCCATCCACGCCAAGCGCGTCACCATCATGCCCAAGGACATCCAGCTGGCGCGCCGCATCCGCGGGGAAAGAGCTTAA
- the H1-5 gene encoding histone H1.5 — protein MSETAPAETAVPAPVEKSPAKKKAPKKAAGSGAAKRKASGPPVSELITKAVAASKERNGLSLAALKKALAAAGYDVEKNNSRIKLGLKSLVSKGTLVQTKGTGASGSFKLNKKAASGEAKPKAKKAGAARAKKPSGATPKKPKKAAGAKKAVKKTPKKAKKPAAAGVKKVAKSPKKVKTSAKPKKAAKSPAKPKAVKPKAAKPKAAKPKAAKPKPAKAKKAAPKKK, from the coding sequence ATGTCGGAAACTGCTCCCGCTGAGACGGCTGTCCCGGCGCCGGTGGAGAAGTCACCTGCCAAAAAGAAGGCCCCCAAGAAGGCAGCGGGCAGTGGCGCTGCGAAGCGCAAGGCGTCCGGGCCCCCGGTGTCCGAGCTCATCACCAAGGCGGTGGCCGCGTCCAAGGAGCGCAACGGCCTCTCCTTGGCCGCGCTCAAGAAGGCGCTGGCGGCCGCCGGCTACGACGTGGAGAAGAACAACAGCCGCATCAAGCTGGGCCTCAAGAGCCTGGTGAGCAAGGGGACCCTGGTGCAGACCAAGGGCACCGGCGCCTCGGGCTCCTTCAAGCTCAACAAGAAGGCGGCCTCCGGGGAGGCCAAGCCCAAGGCCAAGAAGGCGGGCGCGGCCAGAGCCAAGAAGCCCTCCGGGGCCACTCCTAAGAAACCCAAGAAAGCGGCGGGGGCGAAGAAAGCCGTGAAGAAGACCCCCAAGAAGGCCAAGAAGCCTGCAGCCGCCGGTGTCAAAAAAGTAGCAAAGAGCCCTAAGAAAGTTAAAACGTCTGCCAAGCCTAAGAAGGCGGCCAAGAGTCCTGCCAAGCCCAAGGCGGTGAAGCCCAAGGCCGCCAAGCCAAAGGCTGCGAAGCCAAAGGCCGCGAAGCCCAAACCTGCCAAGGCCAAGAAGGCGGCCCCGAAAAAGAAGTAG
- the LOC140626148 gene encoding histone H2A type 1-H-like, giving the protein MSGRGKQGGKARAKAKTRSSRAGLQFPVGRVHRLLRKGNYAERVGAGAPVYLAAVLEYLTAEILELAGNAARDNKKTRIIPRHLQLAIRNDEELNKLLGRVTIAQGGVLPNIQAVLLRLGGKELDFYSKKLPNQNIPWETVGPQL; this is encoded by the coding sequence ATGTCAGGTCGCGGGAAGCAGGGCGGCAAGGCTCGCGCCAAGGCCAAGACGCGCTCGTCGCGGGCCGGGCTCCAGTTCCCGGTGGGCCGCGTCCACCGCCTGCTCCGCAAGGGCAACTACGCGGAGCGGGTCGGGGCGGGCGCGCCGGTGTACCTGGCGGCCGTGCTGGAGTACCTGACGGCCGAGATCCTGGAGCTGGCGGGCAACGCGGCCCGCGACAACAAGAAGACGCGCATCATCCCGCGCCACCTGCAGCTGGCCATCCGCAACGACGAGGAGCTCAACAAGCTGCTGGGCCGCGTGACCATCGCGCAGGGCGGCGTCCTGCCCAACATCCAGGCCGTGCTGCTAAGGCTAGGAGGAAAAGAATTAGACTTCTATAGTAAAAAACTCCCAAACCAAAATATTCCCTGGGAAACGGTGGGACCACAGTTGTAG